From Ashbya gossypii ATCC 10895 mitochondrion, complete genome:
TTTCACCAGCTATAACTATTAAAGTTATTGGTTTACAATGATATTGAAAATATGAATACTCAGATTTTATTAATGATAATGGTGAAACTATTGAATATGAATCTTATATAATTCCTGAAGAATTATTAGAAGAAGGTCAATTAAGAATGTTAGATACTGATACTAGTATTGTTATTCCTGTTGATACTCATGTAAGATTTATTGTTACAGCTCTAGATGTTATTCATGATTTTGCTGTACCATCATTAGGTATTAAAATTGATCTAACACCAGGTAGATTAAGTCAAGTATCAACATTAATTCAAAGAGAAGGTATTTTTTATGGTCAATGTAGTGAATTATGTGGTGCTCAACATAGTGCTATGCCTATTAAAATTGAACTAGTTAAATTACCACTATTCTTACTTTGATTAAATGAACAATAATTAATATTCTTTTTTTAATATATTTTATATAATAATTAATAATTAATAATTAATTAGAGAGTTAGGGTTCACCCCCCTAATGCTTATCAGCATTATGAGGTACCACTCTAATTAATTAATGTATTCCCTCTAAATAAAAGAATATTAATTACTATAAAAGATATAAAGATATAATATAATATCAAATAATATAATAATTATTTAATAATAAATAATATATAAGCAATATTAATCTATAAAAATCATATAATTATATAATATAATTTAAATAAAATAAATAAATAAATAAATGATAATAATAATTATAAATAATTAATTAATAAATTATAGTGAAATAATTAATAAGAAATATGTTTATTAAGATAATATACAGATTGAACCGAGTGGTTTAGGGGCTGTTTTTGGGAAGCAGAATATGTTAGTTCGATTCTAACCAATCTGAAAATATAAATAATTAAATTAAAATTAAATAATGATTAATCAAAATATTAATATAAAATTATTAATAAATAACTTTATTATTTTAATTAATAAAATAATAAATAAAACTATGTATTTACAGAGATGATTATTTTCTACAAATGCTAAAGATATTGCTATTTTATATTTTATTTTTAGTACATTTTGTGGATTAGCAGGTACAGCTATATCATTTATTATTAGAATAGAATTATCAGCACCTGGTCAACAATATTTACAAGGTCAAAATCAATTATTTAATGTATTAGTTACTGGACATCTTATTTTAATAGTATTCTTTTTAGTAATACCTATATTAATTGGTGGTTTTGGTAATTATTATTTACCATTAATAATTGGTGCTTCTGATATATCATTTGCTAGATTAAATAATATTTCATTTTGACTATTACCACCACTATTAATTTGTTTATTAACATCTACTATAGTTGAATCTGGTCTAGGTACTGGTTGAACTGTTTATCCTCCTTTATCTTCTATTCAATCACATTCTGGTGCTTCTGTTGATTTAGCTATTTTCTCTTTACATTTAACTACTATTTCTTCATTATTAGGACTTATTAATTTTATTGTTACAGCTTTAAATATAAGAACTAATGGTATAACTTTACATAAAATACCTTTATTTCTATGATCAATTTTAATTACTGCTGTTATATTATTAATATCATTACCAGTATTATCAGCTGGTGTTACTATATTATTAATAGATAGAAATTTTAATACATCATTCTTTGAAGTACAAGGTGGTGGTGATCCTATTTTATATCAACATTTATTTTGATTCTTTGGTCATCCTGAAGTATATATTATAATTGTACCACTATTTGGTATAATATCACATATTGTATCAACTTATTCTAAAAAACCTGTATTTGGTGAAATTTCTATAATTTATCTAATAGGTTCTATTAGTTTATTAGGTTTCTTAGTTTGATCTCATCATATGTATGTAGTAGGTTTAGATCTTGATACTAGAGCTTATTTTACTTCAGCTACTATAATTATTCTTATTCCTACTAGTATTAAAGTATTTAGTTGATTACTAACTATTTATGGTGGTTCATTAAGATTACTAACACCAATATTATATCTATTATCATTTTTATTTTTATTTACTGTAGGTGGTTTAACTGGTGTAGTATTAGCTAATCTATCATTAGATGTAGCATTCCATGATACTTATTATGTAGTACTACATTTCCATTATGTATTAAGTTTAGGTGCTGTATTCTCTATGTTTGCTGGTTATTATTATTGAAGTCCTCTTGTTTTAGGTTTAAATTATAATGAAAAATTATCACAAATTCAATTCTGATTAATTTTCTTAGGTCTTAATATTATTTTCTTCCCTATGCATTTCTTAGGTATTAATGGTATACCAAGAAGAATTCCTGATTATCCTGATCTATTCCTAGGTTGAAATTTAGTATCTTCATTTGGTTCTATAATAACTATTATATCATTAATGTTATTCCTTTATATTATTTATGATCAATTAATAAATGGTTTAACTAATAAAGTTAATAATAAATCTATTAATTATATAAAACTACCTGATTTTATTGAATCAAATAATATTTTCTTAATGAATACTACTAAATCATCATCTATTGAGTTTATATTAAATTCACCACCTCTTATTCATTCATTTAATACTCCTCTAATTCAATCTTAAAATATTCTTAATTATTAAATTATATAATAAAAGTTAGTGGATATAGTTTAATTGGTAAAACATATGTTTTAGGGACATATATCTTCAGTTCAAAACTGAATATCTACATATTATATCATTAATATAATAACTCTTTAATTAGAGTGGTACCACAAGAATGCTGAAAGCATTAGGGGTGTGTACCTTAGCTCTCTAATTAAAGTTATAAAATTATCTTAACTAATAAAAATAATTAATTAAATAAATAAATAATTAATTAAATTTAAAATGTTTAAAAAAAGAAATAAATAATATGTTATATTTAAATAGATCAAAATTTCAACAATTTCCATTTCATTTAGTACTACCATCACCATGACCAATTGTTACATCATTTAGTTTATTAGGTTTACTATTAACTTTAGCTTTTACTATACATGGTATTATTGGTAATATTTATCCTTTATTATTATCTTTATTAGTAGTTTTATTACTAATAACTTTATGATTTAGAGATATTGTAGCTGAACTTACTTATTTAGGTGATCATACTTTAGCTGTAAGAAAAGGTATTAACTTAGGTTTCCTATTATTTGTTGTATCTGAAGTATTAATTTTTGCTTCTTTATTTTGAGCTTACTTCCATTCAGCTATAAGTCCTGATATTCTATTAGGTAATGTTTGACCACCAGTAGGTATTGAAGCAGTTCAACCAACAGAATTACCATTATTAAATACTATTATTTTATTAGCATCAGGTCTAACTATTACATATAGTCATCATGGTTTAATTGAAGGTAATAGAAAACATGCTTTATCAGGTTTACTTATTACTTTCTGATTAATTGTTACATTTGTATTATGTCAATATATTGAATATAGTAATACATCATTTACAATTACAGATGGTATTTATGGTTCAGTATTTTTTGCTGGTACTGGTTTACATTTCTTACATATGGTTATGTTACTAATTATGTTAGGTATTAATTATTGAAGAATAAGAAATTATCATTTAACATCAACACATCATGTAGGATATGAGACTACTACTATTTATTTACATGTTTTAGATATTATTTGATTAGCATTATATATTTGTTTTTATTGATGAGGTGTATAGTGTTATACATTATCATTTAGGTGTGTAGGGTTCACCCCCCTATTGCTAGTCAGCAATATGTTGGTACCCTCCTAAACGATAATTCAATTTAAATATTAAAATATTAATTAATAAATAATAAATAATAAATAAAATATATAAAAGATTAATATTCATTATTATAAAAATATATAATAAAAATATATATAAAAGATTAAAAGAAAGCCTTTATAGCTTAGTGGTAAAGCGATAAGCTGAAGATTTATTAACATGTAGTTCGATTCTCATTAAAGGCATAGCTATTTTGGTGGAATTGGTAGACACGACACTCTTAAGATGTGTTCTTTAACAAAAGATGAAGGTTCAAATCCTTTAAATAGCATTTAATTTTATTAATGAGCTGTTGACTAATAGGTAAGTCACCAAGATTTGAGTTTGGTATATGTTTGTTCAAATCAAACCAGTTCAAATAGAGGGAATATTGTTTAATGGTTAAAACAGTTGTCTTTTAAGCATCTCATGTCGGTTCAATTCCGGCTATTCCTAAACTCTCTTAGCTTAATGGTTAAAGCCTAATACTTCTAATATTATGATTCTATGTTCAAATCATAGAGAGAGTAATATAATAATATAATAGATATAAGTTAATTGGTAAACTAGATGTCTTCCACACATTATTTGTGAGTTCGAGTCTCACTATCTATATTTAAATAATTAAATAAATAATAAGGATTTGTAGCTTAATAGTAAAGCACTATCTTGTCACGATAGTAGATGTCAGTGCGATTCTGATCAAATTCGTTAATGAAAAGTTAGCTATTGGTAAAGCGAGTTACTTGCTATGTAATGAATTATTAATTCTTATGAGTTCGATTCTCATACTTTTCGTTTAAGGTAAATATATTTCAATGGTAGAAAAGATGCTTGTGGTGCATTCAATATGAGTTCAATTCTCATTATTTACCCTTTATATAAAATAAATATTATTAATCTATTTAATAAATAAATATTATTATCATTTTATTAAATAAACTAAATATCATTTAGAGTGGTACCACAAGAATGCGTAAGCATTAGGGGTGTGTACCCTAACTCTCTAAATGATAGTTAAACTTATATAGCTTAATGGCTAAAGCATTTGTCTCATAAACAAATAATATAGGTTCGATTCCTTTTATAAGTATTTTTAACTACATTCTTTATAATATTTTATTAATTAATTAAATAATGATAAAATATTAATTAAATAATTAATTTAATTAAATAAATAAATAAATAAAATGAAATATAATTTATTAAATAATATAAAAATTAATAATAAGAAATTAAAGTTAAAATTAATTTTAATAATAATTCTTATAAAAAGATTAAATAATATAAATCAACATAATATTTATAAAAATAGATATTATAATAAAAATAATAATTTACAATATTTAAATAAATTAAATCTTTATAATAATAAAATATATTATTTTAATAAACAATTAATAAATAATATATTAATTATTGATAATCTATTTAATAATTTATTAAAGAAAATAATAATATCTAATAATATTTTAATAACTAATTTAAAATTTGAACATAGACTAAATAGTATTCATATTAAATATTATTTTTATAATTATATAAATATTAATAATGATGAATTAAGTAAATTATATAATAATTATATAATAAGTATTAATAATCAAATAATTAATTTATTAAATAATGATAATAATAGTTTAAATAATTTAATACTTAAATATTATAATAAAAAAGTTTATATTAATCTTTATAAATTAAATTATATATATTTAGATCTAGAATTATTAAGTCAACTATTAACTAATATCTATAATAATAATGGTTTATCATTAAAATCATTAAAGATAATTATTAATAAATTACCATTTAATAATGATATATTATTATCAAAAAATTATGTTAATAAAATAAATAAATATAATTTACTAATTAATAATAATTTAAATAATAATAAAAAAGATTTAATTAATTTATATACTTTAGATAATAAATTATTAGATTTAAGTATTCTTAATAATATATTATTAGGTAAATATTTAGTAGGTAGTAATATCCAATTAAAGGGTAGACTATTAAATAGAAATATTACTAGACTAATAAAAATAAATATTATGAAAGGTACATTTAATAATTATATATATCAATGAAGTAAATTAAATAATTTATATAAATTAAATTATATATCACTTAATATTAATAAACTTAATAATCTATTTATTAATAAAAATGGTATATTTAATATTAAAATTAAATTAAATACTATTTAATAAATATTCTATAAGTAATTTCTTATTTATTTTATAACATTTTAAAATGTTTTATGTTAAATAGATAATAATCAATTAAATAATAAAAATTAAGATGCCACAAATAATTCCATTTTTCTTTATGAATCAATTAACTTATGGTTTTCTATTTATTTTACTAATTTTATTCTTACTATCTTATGTATTTTTACCTATGATTTTAAGATTATATATCTCTAGATTATATATTTCTAAATTATAAATAGTTAATTAAAATTTTAAATTAAGATCTATTAATGATCATTATATTATAAAATATAATAAAGAATATATTTAAATAATAATAATAATATGAAATATTATATTAATTCTCCATTGGAGCAATTTGAGATTAGAGATTTATTAGGTTTAACATCACCAATAATAGATTTTAGTTTTATTAATATTACTAATTTTGGTTTATATCTTATAATTCTTTTATTAGTAATTTTACTAATGAATTTAATAACTAATAATTATAATAAATTAGTAGGTTCTAATTGATATTTAAGTCAAGAAATAATTTATGATACTATTATAAATATAGTTAAGACACAGATTGGTGGTAAAGTATGAGGTTATTATTTTCCATTAGTTTATACATTTTTTATTCTTATTTTTACTATAAATTTAATTAGTATAATTCCTTATTCATTTGCTATAACTTCACATGTAGTATTTGTAGTATCAATAAGTATAATTATTTGATTAGGTCTAACTATTATTGGTTTTTATACTCATGGTTTAAAATTCTTTGGTTTATTTTTACCACTAGGTACACCATTAATTTTAGTACCATTATTAGTATCAATTGAATTATTATCA
This genomic window contains:
- a CDS encoding AMI001Wp, giving the protein MLLMNLFTIINNDVPTPYNMYFQDSTTPHQEGILELHDNIMFYMLTVLGLVSWMMIIIIKDYKNNPITYKYIKHGQMIEIIWTILPAIILLMIAFPSFILLYLCDEVISPAMTIKVIGLQWYWKYEYSDFINDNGETIEYESYMIPEELLEEGQLRMLDTDTSIVIPVDTHVRFIVTATDVIHDFAVPSLGIKIDTTPGRLSQVSTLIQREGIFYGQCSELCGAQHSAMPIKIETVKLPTFLTWLNEQ
- a CDS encoding AMI002Wp, giving the protein MYLQRWLFSTNAKDIAILYFIFSTFCGLAGTAMSFIIRMELSAPGQQYLQGQNQLFNVLVTGHTILMVFFLVMPMLIGGFGNYYLPLMIGASDMSFARLNNISFWTLPPTLICLLTSTMVESGTGTGWTVYPPLSSIQSHSGASVDLAIFSLHLTTISSLLGTINFIVTALNMRTNGMTLHKMPLFTWSILITAVMLLMSLPVLSAGVTMLLMDRNFNTSFFEVQGGGDPILYQHLFWFFGHPEVYIMIVPTFGMMSHIVSTYSKKPVFGEISMIYTMGSISLLGFLVWSHHMYVVGLDTDTRAYFTSATMIITIPTSIKVFSWLTTIYGGSLRLTTPMLYTLSFLFLFTVGGLTGVVLANTSLDVAFHDTYYVVTHFHYVLSLGAVFSMFAGYYYWSPTVLGLNYNEKLSQIQFWLIFLGTNIIFFPMHFLGINGMPRRIPDYPDTFTGWNLVSSFGSMMTIMSLMLFTYIIYDQLMNGLTNKVNNKSINYMKTPDFIESNNIFLMNTTKSSSIEFMLNSPPTIHSFNTPTIQS
- a CDS encoding AMI003Wp; translation: MLYLNRSKFQQFPFHLVTPSPWPIVTSFSLLGLTLTLAFTMHGIIGNIYPLLLSLLVVLLTMTLWFRDIVAETTYLGDHTLAVRKGINLGFTLFVVSEVLIFASLFWAYFHSAMSPDITLGNVWPPVGIEAVQPTELPLLNTIILLASGTTITYSHHGLIEGNRKHALSGLTITFWLIVTFVLCQYIEYSNTSFTITDGIYGSVFFAGTGLHFLHMVMLTIMLGINYWRMRNYHLTSTHHVGYETTTIYLHVLDIIWLALYICFYWWGV
- a CDS encoding AMI004Wp — translated: MKYNLLNNMKINNKKLKLKLILMMITMKRLNNMNQHNIYKNRYYNKNNNLQYLNKLNTYNNKMYYFNKQLMNNMLIIDNTFNNLLKKMMMSNNILMTNLKFEHRTNSIHIKYYFYNYMNINNDELSKLYNNYMMSINNQMINLLNNDNNSLNNLMTKYYNKKVYINTYKLNYMYLDTELLSQTLTNIYNNNGLSLKSLKMIINKLPFNNDMLLSKNYVNKMNKYNLTINNNLNNNKKDLINLYTLDNKLLDLSITNNMLLGKYLVGSNIQLKGRTLNRNITRTMKMNIMKGTFNNYMYQWSKLNNLYKLNYMSTNINKTNNTFINKNGMFNIKIKLNTI
- a CDS encoding AMI005Wp, translated to MPQMIPFFFMNQLTYGFTFILTILFLTSYVFLPMILRLYISRLYISKL
- a CDS encoding AMI006Wp — protein: MYLNNNNNMKYYINSPLEQFEIRDLLGLTSPMMDFSFINITNFGLYTMITLLVILTMNLMTNNYNKLVGSNWYLSQEMIYDTIMNMVKTQIGGKVWGYYFPLVYTFFITIFTMNLISMIPYSFAMTSHVVFVVSMSMIIWLGTTIIGFYTHGLKFFGLFLPTGTPLILVPLLVSIELLSYFARTISLGLRLSANIMAGHLLIVILGGLLFNLMAMNILTFLLGFLPMIAILGIVCLEFAITIIQAYVWCILMSSYLKDTIYLH